The DNA sequence CATCTTCGCGGCACTCAATGCCGAGTGCCCCCTGCCCTACTGCAGGTATACACGTTTCCGGAGGAAGAAATTCCGAAACGATTGATGGATCCCAGCCGACACGCTTCAAGCCTGCCGCTGCAAGAATAATCGCGTCGTATCCTTCTTCGCGGCACTTGCGGAGACGGGTTTCGATATTTCCCCGGATCCATTCAATTTTCAGGTCCGGACGCTGAATCAGCACCTGTGCACCGCGGCGGAGGCTGCTCGTTCCGACAACAGCGCCTTCAGGGAGGTCCATCAGCTTTACGCCGCTGTTGGAAATAAAGGCATCCCGCGGATCTTCGCGTTCCGGTACGGCTCCTACAGTAAGACCTTCTGCCATATGCGACGGCAGGTCTTTCATACTGTGTACCGCCATATCAATTTCTCCGTCGTACATCGCTTTTTCTATTTCCTTTACAAAAAGCCCTTTGCCACCGACTTTGGAAAGGGTTACGTCTAATATTTGATCGCCTTTCGTGACGATTTCTTTGATTTCGAATTCATATGGGACGCCAAGTTCCTTGAACTTTTCGATAACCCATCTTGTCTGGGTCATAGCCAGGTTGCTGCGGCGGGACCCGATGATAATTTTACGCATATGATGAAGTTCCTCCTTCTGAATAATTGAAGCTTTGCCTATAAGCAGGAAACTTTTTCAGCACGTCCCCTGCCATGGCTATTGTAACATTTTCCTTTCACCTGCGTGCATTTACCAGATATGAAAACTGGAGAAAACGCTGGAGAGAAAGTAATTGATAAGAAGCAGCAGAAAAGCCGCCGTATTAAATAAGGCAAGGTTATATCCACGCATGCCTGCGACACGGTACTGGACGAGAAACGCCCCGTATACGATCAGTACGAGAAACGAACTGAGAATTTTCATGTCGAACCAGGGAATGGCGCCTACGGATACAGATGCCCAGATCACCCCGAGAATCAGCCCCGTAAACAGCAGAGGCAGACCGATCAGAGCGCCGTAATAGGCACTCCGCTCCAAATTGGAAAGGTTGCCGAATTTCTCCAGCCAGGTGCCCCATATTTTCCTTTTTAAAAGTTTATGCTGAACAACATAAAGCAGGGAAAAAGCGAAAGATACGGTAAATGCCCCGTAGGAAAGCATCAGCAGGCTCACGTGCACGACTAAAAACTCCGTAATAAGAACGTCAGCAAGCTGCTGCGAAACGTCTCCGGCAGGCGAAATCAGGCTTATGGAAAGCAGCGTAAACCCGATTGCGTTAACAAGCAGCATAAAGACGTTCATTTTAAGCATGCGATTTAATACGAGCGAAACAGTGACGAGTATCCAGGCGTAGACGAACATCCCTTCAAAAGCTGTCATCAATGGCAGTCTGTCCAGCGTTAAAAAACGCCGGATAAATAGAAAGAGCTGGAGTATCCAGACGACAGAAAGCAACCAGAAGGCCACTCGATTGACCTTCTGGTTGTTCTGCATGAAATCAATAAAGTAGCCGAGAACGCTGATCGAATAAAATACCAGGATCAAAGCGTAAAGCATATTCATCGGAGAAGCGTCCGTACCAGCTCTTCCTGCCTGGATGCAAGCTGAGTTCTGCGCCGTTCAATACTCCATTCCCGTTCTGCTTTATTGATTCTTATATCGTGTGTAAGAGGAGATTCCCCTTCCGGAATGTATTCATCCAGTCCGAACACTTTTGTCATGTAAGTAAGAAGTTCTTCTGGATCTTCCTCTTCCGGCACTTCTTTAAGCGCCGTAATCGGATCTCGCAGCATCTGGTTCACAATGCTTTTCATATGCTTGCGGATCACTTTTTTCTCCCGGTCGGTCAAGCTTGAAAGTTTTCGTTCCAGGCTTTCCATCGTCTGTTCCTGCACTGTCGAAGCCTTGGAACGGAGAGCAGTGATAACAGGCACAACGCCGAGGGTATCAAGCCAGTGACTGAAGGTGACGAGCTCTTCTTCAATCATCAGTTCAATCTTCTCTGCTTCCTGTCTGCGTTCTTCCAGATTGGCATTTACGATTCCCTGAAGATCGTCGATGTCGTACAGATAGACGTTATCGATCTCCGCAAGATCCGGATCAAGGTCACGCGGCACGGCAATATCCACAAGGAAAAGCGGCCGTCCTCTGCGTTTTTTGACTAGATCCATCACTTCCTGTTTATGCAGAACGTAATCTTTTGAACCAGTCGAACTGATGAGAATATCCGTTGTTTCCAGAGAATCATTCAGGCTGCTGATGCTTTTTGAATCACCTAAAAATTTAGCAGCAAGTTCATCGGCTTTTTCTTTTGTCCGGTTCATAACCGTAATATCGGAAACGCCGTTGGACGACAGGTGCTTCGCTGTTAGTTCGCTCATTTTCCCGGCACCCATGACAAGTACTTTTTTGTCGGCAAATCCACCGAAAATCTTTTTCCCGAGCTCCACTGCTGCGTAGCTGACCGATACGGCATTTTCACCGATCGCCGTTTCGGAATGAGCACGCTTGGCAAGCGTAACCGTCTGCTTAAACAGATGATTAAAAATCGTACCTGTTGTTTGTTTATCCCGCGCAAGGTCGAAGCTCTGGCGGACCTGACCAAGTATCTGCGTTTCGCCGAGAACCATGGAATCCAGACCGCACGTAACCCGGAAAAGATGCTCAATCGCGTGCTCATCTTCCCGTACCTGCAGGTAGTGGCTGAATTCTTCCTTGGGTATCTCAAACCATTCCTGTAAAAAAAGTTTCGTATAATAACGTCCGGTATGAAGCTGGTCCGCTACCACATAAAGTTCGGTCCGGTTGCAGGTAGAAACAATGACGCATTCAAGAATGCTTTTAGACTGGCGCAGCTTCAACAGTGCCTGCTCCATATCTTCCTGAAACGTAAATTTCTCTCGTATTTCAACCGGAGTTGATTTATAATTCAAACTGGTTACTAATACATGCATACCGTGGGTACACCCCCCTGAATAAAAGCCATTATTTATTTTACACGATACAGGAACACCTGACAATGTCACATGTTCCTGCATCAATTCTCTAAAATTCTTTCTACATTATAACACTTTTAATCTGGAAACGTCACACTTTACGGTTTTCTTTTTTATGAATGATTTGTGACGCTTTCTTACGACATTTTCCCTGAATGGAAAGGAGCTCGTTATTATGAAAACGAACCACACTGTGTCCGGTATGATTTTACTCTTTTTAGGTATTTATTTTCTGCTGCAGCAGTTCAATATTTCAATTCCATTTGCAGAAGTGCTTTTTCGCTGGCCGTCCATTCTGTTTGGTCTCGGACTTGTGTTTATGTGGCAGGGTTTCTCAAATAAAGATGACAGCAGCATGTTTTCCGGATCGGTACTGACCGGACTTGGTATCCTCTTTCATGGAAGTACTACGTTTGAAGTATGGAGTTTAACATGGCCCTATTTCACACTCGTCATCGGTCTTGCTTTCTTGATGAAATATAATGTCCGCAAAAAGGACGGGCTTTCCACCGGAATTATCCTGCTTCTGATTACGGCAGTCGGCGTATTTGCTTCACAGGTGCTGCCTCTGTTTCAGGACACTGTAGGCAGTTTCACTTCGTTCTGGCCGCTTGCTTTTGTCGCTGTCGGTATCTATTATCTGTTTTTCCGGAAATCCCGTTAATGAAAAAGGCGTTTGGAGAGAGCACGGTACTCTTTCCAAACGCCTCTTTTTTCAGCCTTTTTCAAGGCTTTGTTAAAGGCGTATGCTCTTGGGTGAAGTTGGTAAAAAGTAAATGTTTATTTCAAACTATGAGAATGATTTCCACACCAGACGGACGCTTTCCGTGGGGCTGGTCTTCAACTAATTCTGCCTCCGCCAGGCTCCGTCAGAGTGGATTTTCAGACGGCACTGATCCCACAGGAGTCGCCGCCTTTTGTATCAATCATCTGCTTTTTTTAAGAAATCTATTGTCATGAAGATTAAAAACGTTTAAAAACTCCAAGAGAAATTTTTATGAAATATATAAATTGAACTTAATATTTATAAAGACAGAATGTATGACCTCGAAAGCGGTCTTCTCTATCGAAAGAAAGAAGGGTGTTATAATTTTTAACGACCATACCTGCAGGAAGAACAAAGATGGAGAACAGGCCGCTGCAGGGCACATGGTGCGACTCCAGGGCGAATCAGGACGAGCCCCACCCCGCCCGACCGCAGGGAGGAAGGGATTAGCTGAGGCCCGCCCGGAAAGCGTCCCCATGGAAACGAAAGCGGCTGGTTACAGAAGCGGAGACTAATTATTAAGTTCAACATATAAAGATTTTATTTTCATATATTTGGAATGAAGAGGTCGGAATTCCCATTATAAAAAGTAGATTTTTCTACTAATTGAATCAATTTCATAAGTGCTTTTTTTCAGAGAACCAGACGAATATACATTCGATACTCTAAACTAACGTTCATATTTAAACATGAGCGCAGCGAAAGACGGTGACTCCCAAAGGATCAAACGCCGTCTGAAGATGCAATTTTGTGAAGGTTTTTCCGCAAATTTCAGCTGAAGACATGCCCTTGGGAAAGCGTCCGTCAGCAGCGCAGGTCATTTACCTTATTCGGTTGTTAGTGGATTAACTTCTATTATGAAATTCAATCAATATACAAAATAAAGTAAAAACCTGTGGAAGAAAGAAGTGGGAAGCTCTTACAGGGCATATATCCGAAGAAGCTTCAGGGTCCTCTAAGGCAGGGCATTTGAAGCAACATCTCCTCAAAATAAAAAGGAAGATCCTGCCCTGTTTAATATCAGGTAAGAATTTTCGATAAAAACGCTTTGGTCGGCTCTTCCTGAGGATTGTCAAAAAGCTCCTTGGATACACCCTTTTCGACGATTCTGCCCTCGTGGATCAGCATCGTATAGTCCGAAGCTTCCTTCGCAAAATTCATCTCGTGCGTGACGATAATCATCGTCATTCCTTCTGCTGCGAGCTGTTTCATCGTTTCCAGCACTTCTCCGACAAGTTCCGGATCGAGCGCGGAAGTCGGTTCATCAAAGAGCATTACTTCAGGCTTCATCGCAAGTGCCCGGGCAATGGCTACACGCTGCTTCTGGCCGCCGGAAAGGCTGGCCGGATACGTGTCTGACTTCTCCTGCATGCCTACTTTTTTCAGCAGACGAAATGCTTCTGCTTCGGCTTCTTTTTTGGATAATCCCATCACGTACACAGGAGCTTCCGTCACGTTTTCAAGTACGGTTTTATGCGGAAACAGGTGAAAATGCTGAAAAACCATGCCGACACGCTGACGCAGCCGGTTTATGCTGTGCGTCGTCGGTTCGATTGTTTCTCCTCCAAACTGAATCGTCCCGCTGTCTTTTTCCTCGAGAAAATTCAGACAGCGGAGCAGCGTGCTTTTTCCGGACCCGCTCGATCCAATCAGACAGACGACATCCCCCTCTTCCACGGTGAGGTTGACTCCGTGAAGCACCGGGGTGCCGTCAAACGACTTATACAAATTTTCTACGCGGATTTTCTCCATCGTACCTGGTCCTTTCTAGCCGAAAAGGGCGTTATTGATCGCGTTCCAGGCTTTATCTTTCCCCTGGGCCGTTTCGGATGAAAATATAATTAGCTGATCTTCCTCCTGAAAGTGCATTTCCTGCTTGATCCAGGAAGTGTGCTGGGACCATTTTCCTTTGGATACTTTATCTGCTTTTGTAGCGATAACAATGACCGGACGTTCATGATGCTTGAGCCAGTCGAACATCATGACGTCCTCTTTGGAAGGTTTATGGCGCAGATCCACAATCTGCACGACCGCCTTCAACTGCTCCCGGTTTTGAAAGTACGTCTCCATGACGCGCCCCCAGGCTTCCCGTTCACTTTTGGATACTTTGGCATAGCCGTATCCCGGTACGTCAACGAAGTGAAACCGGTCGTTAATCCAGTAATAGTTAAGGGTGCGCGTTTTTCCGGGCCGCTGGGAGATTCTCGCCAGCCCTTTGCGTCCCAGAAGCGTATTGATAAACGAAGACTTCCCGACATTGGACCGGCCGGAAAGAGCAATTTCCGGAAACGGCCCCTTCGGAAACTGTTCTTCTTTTGCTGCGCTTATCGTTAGTTCTGCGCTTGAAATTTTCATTATTAGTTCCTCACAATCGCGTGCTTTAATACTTCGTCCAGATGGGATACCGGGATGAAAGTTAATCCTTTTCGTACACTCTCCGGTATGTCTTCCAGATCTTTTTCGTTTTCCTGCGGCATAATAATATGCGTGAGTCCAGCGCGGTGGGCGCTCATCGCTTTCTCTTTCAGTCCGCCGATGGGAAGGACTCGTCCGCGGAGTGTAATTTCTCCGGTCATGCCCACTTCTTTACGGACAGGCTGATTCGTTAATGCTGAAATAAGGGCAGTCGCCATCGTAATTCCTGCAGATGGACCGTCCTTTGGCACAGCGCCTTCCGGAACGTGAATATGAATATCATTTTTTTGATTGAAATCAGCATCAATCTGCAGATCTTCCGCTTTGGAACGGATATAGCTGAAAGCAGCCTGAGCCGATTCTTTCATAACGTCTCCGAGTTTTCCTGTAAGCGTCAGTTTGCCTTCACCCGGTGACAAGGCTACTTCAATCGTAAGCGTATCGCCTCCTGCCGCCGTATAGGCAAGTCCGGTAGCTGCACCGATCTGATTTTCAAGCTCGGCTTTTCCATAGCGGAACTGTCGCTTCCCGAGCATTGTTTCCAAATTGTTATCGGTCAGCACTACGCGCTTTTTCTCTCCGGAAACGAGCATTTTCGTCGCTTTTCGGCAGATGGTCGCCAGCTGCCGCTCCAGGTTTCGGACACCTGCTTCCCTCGTATAGTAGCGGATAATGCTGAGAAGCGCTTCGTCGCGTACCTGCATCTCGTTTTTCGTCAGTCCGTGCTCGCGGATCTGCTTCGGAAGCAGGTATCCTTTAGCAATCTCCAGCTTTTCCACTTCCGTGTAACCGGGAATATGGATCATTTCCATCCGGTCGCGAAGCGCCGGCGGAATACCTGCGATATCATTGGCTGTTGTTACAAACAGTACTTTTGATAAATCGTACGGCTCTTCAATGAAATGATCACTGAACGTGTTGTTCTGCTCCGGATCGAGAACTTCCAGCAGTGCCGAAGACGGGTCTCCCCGGAAGTCATTGGCCATTTTATCAATTTCGTCAAGCAGGAAAACCGGGTTAACCGTGCCTGCTTTTTTCATTCCCTGAATAATACGTCCGGGCATAGCACCTACATACGTGCGGCGGTGGCCTCTGATTTCTGCTTCATCGCGGACCCCTCCGAGGGACATACGGACAAAATTACGGTCGAGCGAACGGGCAATGGAACGGGCTAGCGACGTCTTACCTACACCTGGAGGCCCGGAAAGACAGAGAATCGGCCCTTTCAGTCTTTTCGTCCGCTGCTGGACAGCGAGATACTCGAGCACCCGCTCTTTCACTTTTTCCAAACCATAATGATCTTCATTTAAAATATCTTCCGAGCGGTGGATATCAAGCAGATCTTCGGTTTCCTCCTGCCACGGCACCTGCGTAAGCCACTCGATATAATTACGGATCACAGAGCTTTCCGCAGCGTTCGGCGGCATTTTTTCGTATCGTTTCAGTTCTTTCATTGCTTTTTCTTCAATTGCTTCCGGCATGTCGGCTTCGTAGATCTTCTCACGTAGTTCTTCCGCTTCGCCTTCTTTGCCTTCCCGGTCGCCCAGCTCTTTCTGAATCGCTTTCATCTGCTCCCGCAGGTAGTATTCCTTCTGCGTGCGTTCCATTGATTTTTTAACCCGCTGGCCGATCTTTTTCTCGAGACCGAGTACTTCCCTTTCGTTGGAAAGAATGCGCAGCATCAGCTTCAGCCGTTCGTCGAGGCTGAGCGTTTCGAGAATTTCCTGTTTCTGAACCACTTTCAGCGGCAGATGGGAAGCAATGATGTCCGCAAGTCTGCCCGGCTCTATAATATCCGCCACTGAGGCAAACGTTTCCTGGGAGATTTTCTTTGAAATTTGCGTATACTGTTCGAACTGTTCGAGTATGCTGCGCATCAGCGCCTGCTCCTCGACAGTCGCTTCCTGACGTTCTTGAATGGATTCTATCTCCACCGACGTGAACTTGTCTCCATCTTCCAGATTTTTAACGCGCCCGCGGTCGAGGCCTTCTACGAGAACACGGATCGTTCCGTTCGGAAGCTTCAGCATCTGCTTTACTTTGGCCACGGTTCCAATCGTATATAAATCGCCTGCTTCGGGTTCTTCTGTAGATACTTCCTTTTGTGTAAGCAGAAAAATTAAATTATCTTCAACCATAGCCTGTTCAAGGCCGCTGACTGATTTTTTGCGGCCGACGTCCAGGTGTAAAACCATTGTCGGGTATACAAGCAGCCCTCTCAGCGGAAGAAGCGGCAGTTTTTTAGTATTTTCACTCATTGTGCGATGCACCTCCATGCAGCCGTTGTCATTCGTTCACACCGGCGATTATGTATAATATTTCCTGCCTGTACAGACAGGAAACGTGTTTTCATAAAAAAAGGCGTGCTCCACCAAGCGTCCCGCCGGAGAGAAAACTCGTCTCCCCGGAACCTTATGGCAACGCAGGTTTTGCACACCTTGTATCTCAGCTGTTCCTTATGCACTTTCTTTCGGTTCCTGCTGAATCTTACTGCCGTCCTTATCAATCAGTGTCGGCGCTTCTTTATCGCGGACCGTTTCCCCGGTGATAATACATTTGGAAATGTCATCACGGGAAGGAAGATCGTACATGACGTCCAGCATGAGAGACTCAATAATGGAGCGCAG is a window from the Alkalicoccus halolimnae genome containing:
- the lon gene encoding endopeptidase La; this translates as MSENTKKLPLLPLRGLLVYPTMVLHLDVGRKKSVSGLEQAMVEDNLIFLLTQKEVSTEEPEAGDLYTIGTVAKVKQMLKLPNGTIRVLVEGLDRGRVKNLEDGDKFTSVEIESIQERQEATVEEQALMRSILEQFEQYTQISKKISQETFASVADIIEPGRLADIIASHLPLKVVQKQEILETLSLDERLKLMLRILSNEREVLGLEKKIGQRVKKSMERTQKEYYLREQMKAIQKELGDREGKEGEAEELREKIYEADMPEAIEEKAMKELKRYEKMPPNAAESSVIRNYIEWLTQVPWQEETEDLLDIHRSEDILNEDHYGLEKVKERVLEYLAVQQRTKRLKGPILCLSGPPGVGKTSLARSIARSLDRNFVRMSLGGVRDEAEIRGHRRTYVGAMPGRIIQGMKKAGTVNPVFLLDEIDKMANDFRGDPSSALLEVLDPEQNNTFSDHFIEEPYDLSKVLFVTTANDIAGIPPALRDRMEMIHIPGYTEVEKLEIAKGYLLPKQIREHGLTKNEMQVRDEALLSIIRYYTREAGVRNLERQLATICRKATKMLVSGEKKRVVLTDNNLETMLGKRQFRYGKAELENQIGAATGLAYTAAGGDTLTIEVALSPGEGKLTLTGKLGDVMKESAQAAFSYIRSKAEDLQIDADFNQKNDIHIHVPEGAVPKDGPSAGITMATALISALTNQPVRKEVGMTGEITLRGRVLPIGGLKEKAMSAHRAGLTHIIMPQENEKDLEDIPESVRKGLTFIPVSHLDEVLKHAIVRN
- a CDS encoding LiaI-LiaF-like domain-containing protein; protein product: MKTNHTVSGMILLFLGIYFLLQQFNISIPFAEVLFRWPSILFGLGLVFMWQGFSNKDDSSMFSGSVLTGLGILFHGSTTFEVWSLTWPYFTLVIGLAFLMKYNVRKKDGLSTGIILLLITAVGVFASQVLPLFQDTVGSFTSFWPLAFVAVGIYYLFFRKSR
- a CDS encoding amino acid ABC transporter ATP-binding protein translates to MEKIRVENLYKSFDGTPVLHGVNLTVEEGDVVCLIGSSGSGKSTLLRCLNFLEEKDSGTIQFGGETIEPTTHSINRLRQRVGMVFQHFHLFPHKTVLENVTEAPVYVMGLSKKEAEAEAFRLLKKVGMQEKSDTYPASLSGGQKQRVAIARALAMKPEVMLFDEPTSALDPELVGEVLETMKQLAAEGMTMIIVTHEMNFAKEASDYTMLIHEGRIVEKGVSKELFDNPQEEPTKAFLSKILT
- the yihA gene encoding ribosome biogenesis GTP-binding protein YihA/YsxC, yielding MKISSAELTISAAKEEQFPKGPFPEIALSGRSNVGKSSFINTLLGRKGLARISQRPGKTRTLNYYWINDRFHFVDVPGYGYAKVSKSEREAWGRVMETYFQNREQLKAVVQIVDLRHKPSKEDVMMFDWLKHHERPVIVIATKADKVSKGKWSQHTSWIKQEMHFQEEDQLIIFSSETAQGKDKAWNAINNALFG
- the hemC gene encoding hydroxymethylbilane synthase; translated protein: MRKIIIGSRRSNLAMTQTRWVIEKFKELGVPYEFEIKEIVTKGDQILDVTLSKVGGKGLFVKEIEKAMYDGEIDMAVHSMKDLPSHMAEGLTVGAVPEREDPRDAFISNSGVKLMDLPEGAVVGTSSLRRGAQVLIQRPDLKIEWIRGNIETRLRKCREEGYDAIILAAAGLKRVGWDPSIVSEFLPPETCIPAVGQGALGIECREDDQELLDLLKKIDDPLTARTVSAERSFLHTVEGGCQVPIGGYATLMEDNQVALTALVASPDGKQVFKESITGHDPVAIGKQAAQKMLDEGAKEVLDKVKAELGE
- the hemA gene encoding glutamyl-tRNA reductase, giving the protein MHVLVTSLNYKSTPVEIREKFTFQEDMEQALLKLRQSKSILECVIVSTCNRTELYVVADQLHTGRYYTKLFLQEWFEIPKEEFSHYLQVREDEHAIEHLFRVTCGLDSMVLGETQILGQVRQSFDLARDKQTTGTIFNHLFKQTVTLAKRAHSETAIGENAVSVSYAAVELGKKIFGGFADKKVLVMGAGKMSELTAKHLSSNGVSDITVMNRTKEKADELAAKFLGDSKSISSLNDSLETTDILISSTGSKDYVLHKQEVMDLVKKRRGRPLFLVDIAVPRDLDPDLAEIDNVYLYDIDDLQGIVNANLEERRQEAEKIELMIEEELVTFSHWLDTLGVVPVITALRSKASTVQEQTMESLERKLSSLTDREKKVIRKHMKSIVNQMLRDPITALKEVPEEEDPEELLTYMTKVFGLDEYIPEGESPLTHDIRINKAEREWSIERRRTQLASRQEELVRTLLR
- a CDS encoding cytochrome C assembly family protein — translated: MNMLYALILVFYSISVLGYFIDFMQNNQKVNRVAFWLLSVVWILQLFLFIRRFLTLDRLPLMTAFEGMFVYAWILVTVSLVLNRMLKMNVFMLLVNAIGFTLLSISLISPAGDVSQQLADVLITEFLVVHVSLLMLSYGAFTVSFAFSLLYVVQHKLLKRKIWGTWLEKFGNLSNLERSAYYGALIGLPLLFTGLILGVIWASVSVGAIPWFDMKILSSFLVLIVYGAFLVQYRVAGMRGYNLALFNTAAFLLLLINYFLSSVFSSFHIW